A single genomic interval of uncultured Desulfobulbus sp. harbors:
- a CDS encoding phosphotransferase, translated as MNPDQLVQLCGQLLGLSSKDWNRDTVRLQPLVPDGSSRRFYRLQGPDQAMIAILPPEKDEWGQAEARAFYRIGSHLQQCGAPTPAMLAFDKQSGLALCEDLGEQRLYEQVQTLGVAAALPLYEQAVRELARVQVRGGHGFDPTWCWDTPVYDRELMLVRESGYFVEACCLDLLQLDFDRDAVQAECVHLAEAAAQAPARFFLYRDFQSRNIMVSRGRVRFIDFQGGRLGPLAYDLASLLIDPYVNLESEVQDHLQAVYLQALQQETAYDPEQFRREYLLLALQRNLQILGAFAFLSRVRQKPFFAQFLAPALDSLRGLLAKPEAGGYAALSDLCRLCRRKLEEQPLT; from the coding sequence ATGAATCCTGACCAGCTGGTTCAGCTCTGCGGGCAACTGCTCGGGCTCTCCTCAAAGGACTGGAACCGGGACACGGTCCGGTTGCAGCCGCTTGTCCCGGATGGATCGAGCCGTCGCTTCTATCGCCTGCAGGGGCCGGATCAGGCCATGATTGCCATCCTCCCGCCGGAAAAGGACGAGTGGGGCCAGGCCGAGGCCAGGGCATTTTACCGGATCGGCAGCCATCTGCAGCAATGCGGTGCGCCTACTCCGGCCATGCTTGCCTTTGACAAACAGAGCGGACTTGCCCTCTGCGAGGACCTGGGGGAACAGCGGCTCTACGAGCAGGTGCAGACCCTGGGGGTGGCGGCGGCCCTGCCTCTGTACGAGCAGGCGGTGCGCGAGCTGGCGCGGGTGCAGGTACGCGGTGGCCACGGTTTTGATCCCACCTGGTGCTGGGATACGCCGGTCTACGACCGCGAGTTGATGCTTGTGCGCGAGTCCGGCTATTTTGTCGAGGCCTGCTGTCTCGATCTCTTGCAGCTTGATTTTGATCGGGACGCGGTACAGGCCGAATGCGTGCACCTGGCCGAGGCAGCTGCCCAGGCACCGGCCCGGTTCTTTTTGTACCGTGATTTTCAGAGCCGCAACATCATGGTCAGCCGGGGACGGGTGCGTTTCATCGATTTCCAGGGGGGGCGCCTGGGGCCGCTTGCCTACGATCTGGCATCGCTGTTGATCGATCCCTACGTCAATCTCGAGTCCGAGGTGCAGGACCATCTGCAGGCCGTCTATCTGCAGGCCCTGCAACAGGAAACAGCCTACGATCCCGAGCAGTTTCGTCGCGAATACCTGCTCCTCGCCCTGCAGCGCAATCTGCAGATCCTCGGTGCCTTTGCCTTCTTGAGCCGGGTGAGGCAAAAACCTTTTTTTGCGCAATTTCTGGCCCCCGCCCTGGACTCGCTCCGGGGCCTGCTTGCCAAACCCGAGGCTGGCGGGTATGCTGCCTTAAGCGATCTTTGCCGACTCTGCCGCCGAAAACTGGAAGAGCAGCCGCTCACTTAA
- the der gene encoding ribosome biogenesis GTPase Der has translation MSTENATLVALIGRPNVGKSTLFNRMIKRRDALVDPTPGVTRDRHYGRVTYEEHPFVLVDTGGIDDEEDTINSHIRNQALQAIDEADVIFFLMDGREGLTPSDHEIVNILRRTEKKVFFIVNKIDSPEIEDTLLTPFWELGVDKLWALSGDHGYGFTTLMEGLLPHLEKSEMEMDLPEDTMRIAFLGRPNVGKSSMVNAIIGQERMVVSNIAGTTRDSVDTLVSRDQYNYLLIDTAGIRRRGKTKDKLEKFSVLKALKAIGRCDIAIVVLDAEEGITEQDTKVISYTQDQGRALIILINKWDLIAEDKRRQEQLMLEVELALKFIPYAPVLKVSALTGKGIRRLFPEIGKVYRQFHQRFPTSALNRLLAEAVERHEPAYYHGRRLKFYYTAQLGTAPPLFAVVANDPKGIHFSYQRYLANCFRDGLGLDRVPVKLLFRERKGRKNK, from the coding sequence ATGAGTACTGAAAACGCAACCCTGGTTGCCCTCATCGGACGCCCCAACGTGGGCAAATCCACCCTGTTCAACCGCATGATCAAGCGTCGCGACGCCCTGGTCGACCCGACTCCGGGGGTGACCCGCGATCGCCACTACGGCCGGGTGACCTATGAGGAGCATCCCTTTGTCCTGGTCGACACCGGCGGTATCGACGACGAGGAAGATACCATCAACAGCCACATTCGCAATCAGGCCCTGCAGGCCATCGATGAGGCGGATGTGATCTTTTTTCTCATGGATGGCCGCGAGGGGCTGACCCCCAGCGACCACGAGATCGTCAACATCCTGCGGCGAACGGAAAAAAAGGTCTTTTTCATTGTCAACAAGATCGACAGCCCGGAGATCGAGGACACCCTGCTGACGCCGTTCTGGGAACTGGGGGTGGACAAGCTCTGGGCCCTTTCCGGCGACCACGGCTACGGGTTCACCACCCTGATGGAAGGGTTGCTGCCCCATCTGGAGAAGTCCGAGATGGAGATGGATCTGCCGGAAGACACCATGCGGATCGCCTTTCTCGGGCGACCCAACGTGGGCAAATCCTCCATGGTCAACGCCATCATCGGCCAGGAGCGGATGGTGGTGTCCAACATCGCCGGCACCACCCGCGATTCGGTGGATACCCTGGTCAGCCGCGATCAGTACAACTACCTGCTGATCGACACCGCAGGCATCCGCAGGCGCGGCAAGACCAAGGACAAGCTGGAGAAGTTTTCGGTCCTCAAGGCGCTCAAGGCCATCGGCCGCTGCGACATCGCCATTGTGGTCCTGGATGCCGAAGAGGGGATTACCGAGCAGGATACCAAGGTCATCAGCTATACCCAGGACCAGGGGCGGGCGCTGATCATTTTGATCAACAAGTGGGATTTGATTGCAGAGGATAAGAGGCGGCAGGAGCAACTTATGCTCGAGGTGGAACTGGCGCTGAAGTTCATTCCCTATGCGCCGGTGCTCAAGGTCTCAGCTTTGACCGGCAAGGGGATCAGGCGGCTTTTTCCGGAGATCGGCAAGGTCTATCGCCAATTTCATCAGCGATTTCCGACTTCGGCCCTCAACCGACTGCTTGCCGAGGCGGTGGAGCGGCACGAACCGGCCTACTATCATGGCCGCCGGCTCAAGTTTTACTACACCGCCCAGCTGGGAACCGCCCCGCCGCTGTTTGCGGTGGTGGCCAATGATCCCAAGGGCATCCATTTTTCTTATCAGCGTTATCTCGCCAACTGTTTTCGTGATGGGCTGGGTCTTGATCGGGTGCCGGTGAAGCTTTTGTTTCGGGAGCGGAAGGGCAGGAAGAACAAGTAG
- a CDS encoding sigma-54 dependent transcriptional regulator, producing MRILIVDDESLQRELLGGFLKKQGFEVVEAECGQKAIDRFFQEPIDLILLDHKMADMRGDEVLERIKAINPQARVIMITAYGAVETAVKVMQLGASDFLEKPVDLEGLLAKIRRIEEKLFIRDDVARVEESIDTAALPVRMIGASAGMQQVLSLALRAAPSPWTVLIVGETGTGKDLVARLIHQLSPRKDNPFIPLNCAAVPEGLFESELFGHEKGAFTGAANRRRGVFEQADGGTLFLDEVGELPLPVQAKLLRSLQEKTITRVGGEQQLPVDARIVAATNRDLKRMSGEGNFREDLYFRLNVITIDIPPLRERKEDIPALIDFFLAKYQSQAVFDDQAVNQLTKYQFPGNIRELEHILQRTLTLARSPRIGLRDLPPEIRDYRGPVGDNGDLNQKLAEVERQMLTDALEKHNWVQTRAADSLGISERVLRYKMDRLGIAKK from the coding sequence GTGCGCATCCTGATAGTCGACGACGAATCCCTGCAACGGGAACTTCTTGGCGGTTTTCTCAAGAAACAGGGATTTGAGGTCGTTGAGGCCGAGTGCGGCCAGAAAGCCATCGACCGTTTTTTCCAAGAACCCATAGATCTGATCCTGCTTGACCATAAAATGGCGGACATGCGGGGCGACGAGGTTCTGGAACGGATCAAGGCGATCAATCCCCAGGCACGGGTGATCATGATTACCGCCTACGGAGCCGTGGAAACGGCGGTGAAGGTCATGCAGTTGGGAGCAAGCGATTTTCTCGAAAAACCGGTTGATCTCGAGGGATTGCTGGCCAAGATCCGCCGAATCGAGGAGAAGCTGTTCATCCGCGATGACGTGGCCCGGGTGGAGGAATCGATAGACACAGCCGCCCTGCCGGTACGGATGATCGGTGCCAGCGCCGGTATGCAGCAGGTACTGTCCCTGGCCCTACGCGCCGCCCCCAGCCCCTGGACCGTGCTCATCGTCGGCGAAACCGGGACCGGCAAGGATCTGGTCGCCCGCCTGATCCACCAGCTCAGCCCGCGCAAGGACAATCCCTTCATCCCCCTGAACTGTGCGGCAGTGCCGGAAGGGTTGTTTGAATCCGAGCTCTTTGGCCATGAAAAAGGCGCTTTTACCGGTGCGGCCAACCGCAGGCGCGGTGTCTTTGAACAGGCCGACGGGGGAACGCTTTTTCTCGATGAGGTGGGTGAACTGCCCCTGCCGGTCCAGGCGAAACTGCTGCGCTCCCTGCAGGAGAAGACCATCACCCGGGTCGGCGGCGAACAGCAGCTGCCGGTGGATGCGCGCATTGTGGCTGCCACCAACCGCGACTTGAAAAGGATGTCTGGCGAGGGCAACTTCCGCGAGGATCTCTATTTTCGCCTCAACGTCATCACCATCGATATTCCTCCGCTGAGGGAACGCAAAGAGGATATTCCGGCCTTGATCGACTTTTTCCTCGCCAAGTACCAGAGCCAGGCCGTTTTCGACGACCAGGCGGTCAACCAGCTGACCAAATACCAGTTCCCGGGAAATATCCGCGAGTTGGAGCATATCCTCCAACGGACCCTTACCCTGGCCCGATCACCGCGGATCGGCCTGCGGGACCTGCCCCCGGAAATCCGCGATTACCGCGGGCCGGTGGGCGACAACGGGGATCTCAACCAGAAATTGGCAGAAGTGGAACGGCAGATGCTCACCGATGCCCTGGAAAAACACAACTGGGTGCAGACACGGGCGGCTGATTCCCTGGGCATCAGCGAACGGGTGCTGCGCTACAAGATGGATCGGCTGGGGATTGCCAAAAAGTAA
- the hisF gene encoding imidazole glycerol phosphate synthase subunit HisF, which produces MITLLDYGAGNVRSVINAIERLGETVVLVNSGADIDRAERLVFPGVGNFGALMRTLREKDLRDPLIRYLHSGKPFFGICVALQALFSSSEEAPEEPGLGILPGRVQRFTCDLAIPHIGWNGIKACQASPLFQGLAGNEKFYFVHSYHVAPETDADVLTTTDYGYEYVSAVQRGAMVATQFHPEKSGKAGLKLLENFLSGTQEAIKPTGCPEKTELAKRIIACLDVRTNDRGDLVVTKGDQYDVREEGNVRNLGKPVELAGEYYEQGADEVTFLNITGFRDFPLEDMPMLEVLQQTSKNVFVPLTIGGGIRDFTDCNGRFYSALEVASQYFRSGADKISIGSDAVLIVEEVLKTGKATGLSSIEQIARVYGNQAVVISVDPHRVYVDAPDAVPHKVIKTNFPGPNGEQYCWYQCTIKGGREGRPLDAVTLASVCEQLGAGEILLNCIDKDGTNSGFDIELINAVRAAVTIPVIASSGAGCAEHFLEVFEKTPAEAALAAGIFHRKEVPIGEVKAFLTGKVEIRPV; this is translated from the coding sequence ATGATTACTCTGCTTGATTACGGTGCCGGCAATGTTCGATCGGTAATTAATGCCATCGAACGGCTGGGCGAAACCGTGGTTTTGGTCAACAGCGGTGCGGATATCGACCGCGCCGAACGACTGGTTTTTCCCGGCGTGGGCAACTTCGGCGCCCTGATGCGCACTCTGCGCGAAAAGGATCTGCGCGATCCCCTGATCCGCTACCTCCACTCGGGCAAACCTTTTTTCGGCATCTGCGTCGCCCTGCAGGCGCTGTTTTCCTCCAGCGAAGAGGCGCCTGAAGAACCGGGGCTGGGTATCCTCCCCGGCCGGGTACAGCGGTTCACCTGCGACTTGGCTATCCCCCATATCGGCTGGAACGGCATCAAGGCGTGTCAGGCATCCCCCCTGTTCCAGGGCTTGGCAGGCAACGAGAAGTTCTATTTTGTCCACTCCTATCATGTCGCCCCGGAAACCGATGCCGACGTACTCACCACCACCGATTACGGCTACGAGTATGTCAGCGCCGTTCAGCGTGGCGCCATGGTGGCCACCCAGTTCCATCCGGAAAAAAGCGGCAAGGCCGGGCTTAAACTGCTGGAGAACTTCCTTTCCGGCACCCAGGAGGCGATCAAGCCGACCGGTTGCCCGGAGAAGACGGAGCTTGCCAAACGCATCATCGCCTGCCTCGACGTACGCACCAACGACCGCGGCGACCTGGTGGTGACCAAGGGCGATCAGTACGACGTTCGCGAAGAGGGTAACGTGCGCAACCTGGGCAAACCGGTGGAGTTGGCCGGGGAGTACTACGAGCAGGGCGCGGACGAGGTCACCTTCCTCAACATCACCGGATTCCGCGATTTCCCCCTGGAAGACATGCCCATGCTCGAGGTGTTGCAACAGACCTCGAAAAACGTCTTTGTCCCCCTGACCATCGGTGGCGGAATCCGCGATTTCACCGACTGCAATGGCCGTTTTTACAGCGCGCTCGAGGTGGCCTCCCAGTATTTTCGCTCCGGTGCGGACAAAATCTCCATCGGCTCGGATGCGGTGCTCATTGTCGAGGAGGTTCTCAAAACCGGCAAGGCCACCGGCCTGAGCTCGATCGAGCAGATCGCCCGGGTCTACGGCAACCAGGCGGTGGTGATCTCGGTTGACCCGCACCGGGTCTATGTGGATGCACCCGATGCCGTTCCCCACAAGGTAATCAAGACCAATTTTCCCGGCCCCAACGGCGAGCAGTATTGCTGGTACCAGTGCACCATCAAGGGTGGTCGTGAAGGACGCCCTTTGGATGCGGTTACCCTGGCTAGCGTCTGCGAACAACTGGGCGCTGGCGAGATTCTCTTGAACTGCATAGACAAGGACGGCACCAACTCCGGCTTTGACATCGAGCTGATCAATGCGGTTCGGGCTGCGGTGACCATTCCGGTGATTGCCTCAAGCGGAGCTGGTTGTGCCGAGCATTTTCTCGAGGTGTTCGAAAAAACGCCTGCTGAGGCTGCTCTGGCTGCTGGAATCTTTCATAGGAAAGAGGTGCCAATTGGCGAAGTGAAGGCTTTTTTGACCGGCAAGGTGGAGATTCGACCGGTGTAA
- a CDS encoding Hpt domain-containing protein: MDAQFYLDMVKEHLKTAYLLSEEKIETMIPIFLDTLHTHMNHLADLAASGDTAQLGQASHAVKGALLNIGLLDLAETAYAIEKQCKSGTGAENYQELISELQYTVSRFSDEW; this comes from the coding sequence ATGGATGCGCAGTTCTATCTGGACATGGTGAAAGAACATTTGAAAACCGCCTATCTTCTCAGCGAGGAGAAGATTGAGACCATGATCCCCATCTTCCTCGACACCCTGCATACCCACATGAATCATCTCGCCGACCTGGCGGCCAGCGGCGATACCGCACAACTGGGCCAAGCCAGCCATGCGGTCAAAGGGGCGCTGTTGAACATCGGTTTGCTGGATCTGGCGGAAACCGCCTACGCCATCGAAAAACAGTGCAAAAGCGGCACCGGCGCCGAGAATTACCAGGAGTTGATCTCCGAACTGCAATACACCGTGTCCCGCTTCTCCGATGAGTGGTGA
- a CDS encoding HEPN domain-containing protein gives MNKEPTPTLNDLAMKPNVYSWSSKVDFVINNVGGFKDYKESSLCLLWKQPFILTLEKKKIHPHLEESGASGYRLKIDASLTACEAERAGKRLVYALLSVAIFRYWGVTLSWQDTPLPCRVIDRTVSGGMRVQGFASVKNDISLGEFAEKLSHSFSELNEIPYTLLLSMELCASSRFQTDDRTKLILLISALEAIAEQRNISSEVGDLILSLKSLVNDYKFTDESLKNSLIGQIGNLVRESSRRAIKRVLLSADINKEDINFVEEAYGARSKIVHEGHRIPEMSIMNARIDRILQSVYKRYVYGITT, from the coding sequence GTGAATAAAGAGCCAACACCGACTTTAAATGATCTTGCAATGAAGCCAAACGTTTATAGTTGGTCTTCGAAAGTCGATTTCGTTATCAATAACGTAGGAGGCTTTAAGGATTATAAAGAGTCGTCTTTATGCCTACTTTGGAAGCAACCATTTATCTTGACACTTGAAAAGAAGAAAATTCACCCACATCTTGAAGAATCTGGAGCATCGGGATACCGGTTAAAAATAGATGCGTCCTTAACAGCTTGTGAGGCTGAAAGGGCTGGTAAAAGGCTAGTTTATGCCCTGCTCTCTGTCGCTATATTTCGATATTGGGGTGTCACTTTATCTTGGCAGGACACTCCACTGCCTTGTCGTGTGATTGACCGTACGGTTTCTGGAGGGATGCGAGTTCAAGGATTTGCTTCTGTTAAAAATGATATTTCTTTAGGGGAATTTGCTGAGAAATTAAGCCACAGTTTTTCTGAATTGAATGAAATCCCTTACACTTTACTTCTTTCGATGGAGTTGTGCGCATCATCTAGATTTCAAACAGATGATAGAACAAAGCTTATATTATTGATTAGTGCGTTGGAGGCTATAGCGGAACAGCGTAATATTTCCAGCGAAGTTGGTGACCTTATTTTGTCCTTAAAATCACTGGTAAATGACTATAAATTTACTGATGAATCTCTGAAAAATTCATTAATTGGTCAAATAGGAAATCTAGTTCGAGAATCTTCAAGGCGTGCAATAAAGAGAGTTCTACTTAGTGCAGATATTAATAAAGAGGATATTAATTTCGTAGAAGAAGCGTATGGTGCAAGAAGCAAAATTGTTCATGAAGGTCATCGAATACCCGAGATGAGCATTATGAACGCGAGGATTGATAGAATTTTACAGTCAGTATATAAGCGCTATGTTTATGGAATAACCACATAA
- the tilS gene encoding tRNA lysidine(34) synthetase TilS — translation MTSKKPILHPLEYRIAKDLAVLGRTASDRRLLVGVSAGADSMALMHILAALADRFQWQLVAAYIDHGLRPGETPAEWERVQTAAQVLGVQADRMEVAVREKAATQHQSLEHAARDLRYQAFAELAEKWGTSLLAVAHTADDQVEEVLLRLFRGGGRRALSGMRFYDGYILRPLLGVRKQELLVYLAEKKIAFCEDSSNAERRFLRNRIRLGLLPLLEAEYDPGIRQAILKTAANLQQDEDLLASLLEENWPQVVFLESSPDELPLARLDRQAFSALHPALQRRLMEKLLWLMKSVARYEQILAMCSLARQGQSGQELHLSRGLRVAVSRESLLFSYPKGRGALRGRLQQ, via the coding sequence ATGACCAGTAAGAAACCCATTCTTCACCCCCTGGAATACAGAATTGCCAAGGATCTGGCTGTCCTGGGCCGCACCGCATCCGACCGGCGGCTGCTGGTCGGGGTTTCCGCCGGTGCCGATTCCATGGCGCTTATGCATATTCTTGCCGCTCTTGCGGACCGGTTTCAGTGGCAGCTGGTCGCCGCCTATATCGATCATGGCCTTCGTCCTGGGGAAACACCGGCCGAGTGGGAGAGGGTGCAGACGGCTGCCCAAGTCTTGGGCGTCCAGGCCGATCGCATGGAGGTCGCTGTGCGTGAGAAGGCAGCAACACAACACCAGTCCCTTGAACATGCGGCGCGAGATCTGCGCTACCAGGCTTTTGCAGAACTTGCGGAGAAATGGGGCACCAGTCTTCTGGCAGTGGCCCATACGGCCGACGATCAGGTCGAGGAGGTGCTGCTGCGCCTGTTTCGTGGTGGTGGCCGTAGGGCCCTTTCCGGAATGCGTTTTTACGACGGCTATATCCTCAGGCCGCTGCTCGGGGTGCGCAAGCAGGAATTGCTTGTTTATCTGGCCGAAAAGAAGATCGCCTTTTGTGAGGATTCGAGCAATGCGGAGCGAAGGTTTTTGCGCAACCGCATCAGGCTCGGTCTGCTCCCTCTTCTGGAGGCGGAGTATGATCCCGGTATCCGCCAGGCCATTTTGAAAACAGCGGCCAATCTGCAGCAGGATGAAGACCTGCTTGCATCGCTTTTGGAGGAGAACTGGCCGCAGGTCGTTTTCCTTGAATCTTCCCCGGATGAGCTGCCCTTGGCACGGCTTGACCGCCAGGCATTCAGCGCCCTGCATCCCGCCTTGCAGCGCCGCCTGATGGAAAAATTGCTCTGGCTGATGAAAAGTGTCGCCCGCTACGAGCAGATTCTCGCGATGTGCTCCCTGGCACGTCAGGGGCAGAGCGGCCAGGAGTTGCATCTCTCCCGGGGATTGCGGGTGGCAGTGAGCCGCGAATCCCTGCTTTTTTCCTACCCCAAAGGCCGCGGTGCCCTGCGCGGACGGCTGCAGCAGTAA
- a CDS encoding HAMP domain-containing sensor histidine kinase — translation MEQKALRPNKPPLPSWVINLFGFGLLIGVVIVAFSWQIAAMDRDLQRNTLSRTQMMAAIIEEILTNGNLAATTIDTLTTSFLRDKARFVAYLNGIDPLQSEELEALARETGLLGLSVINSTGSLTEGPQNWLNNRPNCESQTDRLLYQQDQQRVLYAYPGKSAEASCILVGMDAHAILELRQKTALPVLLNNLSRLPGIHYVRIAPLPPQEVHDPVRLLNAQGEMTAEARLSTSKGLLVVGLDAANHYSRLNQLRRQFLLFTALLLGLGFFFSWLLYRYQQRDLQRTRNFERLLAREHEAAALGRATATIAHEVRNPLNAINMGLQRLSIESPQLDADQQQLIDAIKESVRRAGLIITELQRFTRPLVPRIERLAPMTVVNRVLALYRQQLQDQGIDLELIENEDVPIRADADLVAELVENLLRNAIEAQTDGGFIRLESGRDQTSWQCSLTNGGYRLSLEQGQRLGEPYFTTKTRGTGLGLALCRKIAEAHGGQLELAPDSRHQQITVRLTLPQTPLIPIPATDATQGGQACAS, via the coding sequence GTGGAACAAAAAGCCCTGAGGCCGAACAAACCGCCTCTGCCCTCCTGGGTGATAAACCTCTTTGGTTTCGGCCTTTTGATCGGGGTCGTCATTGTTGCTTTTTCCTGGCAGATTGCGGCCATGGACCGCGATCTGCAACGCAATACCCTCAGCCGTACGCAAATGATGGCAGCCATCATCGAGGAGATCCTGACCAACGGAAATCTTGCCGCGACAACCATCGACACCCTGACAACCAGCTTTCTGCGCGACAAGGCCCGCTTTGTCGCCTACCTCAACGGCATAGATCCCCTGCAGAGCGAAGAACTCGAAGCCCTCGCCCGGGAAACGGGCCTGCTCGGCCTGAGTGTGATCAACAGCACCGGCAGCCTCACCGAAGGACCGCAAAACTGGCTCAACAACCGGCCCAACTGTGAAAGCCAGACAGATCGGCTGCTCTACCAGCAAGACCAGCAGAGAGTACTCTACGCCTATCCGGGAAAATCCGCGGAGGCGAGCTGCATCCTGGTGGGCATGGATGCACACGCGATCCTCGAACTGCGGCAAAAGACCGCCCTCCCCGTACTCCTCAACAACCTCTCCCGCCTTCCCGGCATTCACTATGTGCGCATTGCCCCCTTGCCTCCCCAGGAGGTGCACGATCCTGTCCGCCTGCTCAACGCCCAAGGCGAAATGACCGCAGAGGCTCGTCTCTCCACCTCCAAGGGACTGCTTGTCGTCGGCCTGGATGCAGCCAACCATTACAGCCGCCTGAATCAACTGCGGCGTCAGTTCCTCCTGTTTACCGCCCTGCTCCTGGGGCTGGGGTTCTTTTTCTCCTGGTTGCTCTACCGCTACCAACAGCGAGACCTGCAACGCACCCGCAACTTTGAACGACTTCTGGCCAGGGAACACGAGGCCGCCGCCCTTGGCCGGGCCACAGCCACCATCGCCCATGAGGTGCGCAATCCGCTCAATGCAATCAACATGGGCCTGCAACGGCTGAGCATCGAATCTCCGCAACTGGATGCGGACCAGCAGCAGCTGATCGATGCCATCAAAGAGTCGGTTCGCCGCGCCGGGCTCATCATCACCGAGCTGCAGCGTTTCACCCGGCCGCTTGTTCCCCGTATCGAGCGCCTTGCACCCATGACGGTGGTCAACCGTGTACTCGCCCTCTATCGGCAACAGTTGCAGGATCAGGGCATCGACCTTGAACTGATTGAGAACGAAGATGTCCCTATCCGGGCCGATGCCGACCTTGTGGCGGAACTGGTGGAAAATCTGCTGCGAAACGCCATCGAGGCCCAAACCGACGGCGGTTTTATTCGTCTTGAGAGCGGCCGGGACCAGACATCCTGGCAGTGCAGCCTCACCAACGGCGGCTACCGCTTGAGCCTCGAGCAAGGCCAGCGCCTGGGCGAGCCCTACTTCACCACCAAAACCAGGGGCACCGGCCTTGGTCTGGCCCTGTGCCGCAAGATCGCCGAGGCCCATGGCGGACAGCTCGAGTTGGCACCCGACAGCCGCCATCAGCAGATCACCGTTCGCCTCACCCTTCCCCAAACGCCTCTGATACCCATACCTGCAACCGACGCCACCCAAGGAGGACAAGCGTGCGCATCCTGA
- a CDS encoding sugar phosphate nucleotidyltransferase yields MQAIVLAAGFGTRLRPYTAVRPKPLFPVVNQMLLHRLLAQLAACDCQRVVVNCHHLPEQIEAALTQWPGVQLQVEPEILGTGGALRKALDNMDNDPILVMNGDLYHEIDPEWVYHRHLLSKNDVTMALHDYPRFNTVRVGGERVLGFSGCAQDNCLAFTGIHVVDPEPLERIALGEFHHIIDLYQELAEEDRVGYCRTDSAFWYDIGTPSDYLQLHSRLLEHGGAWRIEPTARIGEGAQLSGWGCIGEEANIGANAMLHNCVVWPGAEVPPGVRVESAIITGVAEVDQVLWNRGERGA; encoded by the coding sequence ATGCAAGCCATTGTTCTCGCCGCAGGGTTTGGCACCCGTTTGCGGCCCTATACCGCTGTTCGTCCCAAACCGCTGTTTCCTGTCGTCAACCAGATGCTGTTGCATCGTCTGTTGGCGCAGCTTGCCGCCTGCGATTGCCAGCGTGTGGTGGTGAACTGCCATCATCTGCCGGAACAGATCGAGGCGGCCCTGACACAGTGGCCGGGGGTGCAGCTGCAGGTCGAGCCCGAGATCCTCGGGACCGGCGGGGCACTGCGCAAGGCGCTGGACAACATGGACAATGATCCCATCCTGGTGATGAACGGCGATCTCTACCATGAGATCGATCCGGAATGGGTCTACCATCGGCATCTGCTTTCAAAAAATGATGTCACCATGGCGCTGCACGACTATCCGCGTTTCAATACCGTGCGCGTGGGCGGCGAGCGGGTACTCGGCTTTTCCGGCTGTGCCCAGGACAACTGCCTCGCCTTCACCGGCATCCATGTGGTCGATCCCGAACCGCTCGAGCGGATCGCCTTGGGAGAATTTCATCATATCATCGATCTCTATCAGGAACTGGCCGAGGAGGACCGGGTGGGCTACTGCCGCACCGATAGTGCCTTCTGGTACGATATTGGCACGCCGAGCGACTATCTCCAGCTGCACTCCCGTCTGCTCGAGCATGGCGGCGCATGGCGGATCGAACCAACGGCGCGGATCGGCGAGGGGGCGCAGCTCAGCGGTTGGGGCTGTATCGGTGAGGAGGCGAACATCGGCGCGAACGCGATGCTGCACAACTGCGTCGTCTGGCCCGGAGCCGAGGTGCCGCCGGGCGTTCGCGTCGAGAGCGCGATTATCACCGGGGTCGCCGAGGTCGACCAGGTCCTGTGGAACCGGGGAGAGAGGGGCGCATGA